The segment CCCGATCGCATGACCTAAAATTTCAATGCTGTGAATTAGGTTATAAGCAATCAAGGGCATCATCACGTTCAGTTCTAATTGTCCCCCTTGTGCGGCCAGGGCGATCGCACTGTCATATCCCATCACCTGAAAACACACCATCGAAGTCATCTCTGCCATCACCGGATTATATTTCCCTGGCATAATCGAGGACCCCGGTTGTACCGGAGGTAATTGAATTTCCTTCAGTCCCGTTTTTGGTCCCGAATCCATCAGGCGCAAATCATGGGAAATTTTTAGGCAATCGGTGGCTAAATTTCTTAATGATCCCGAAACACTGACAAAGGGGGCCATACTTTGCATGGCTGCCATCAAGTGCGGCGTCGGAGTCAGGGGGATATTGATCAACTCCGACAGAATCTTCACCACGCGATCGCGATACTTCGGATGAGTATTTAAACCCGTTCCCGCGGCACTTCCCCCAATTCCCAGTACCGTCAGTTCTTTCCCCGCAGTTTCGATGCGCGTCCGGTGTTCTGTAAGTATATAGGCCCAGGCGCGAAAACTTTCCCCGAGTCGGACGGGTACTGCGTCTTGCAGATGGGTTCTGCCGGATTTGACGATATCCTGGAATTCCACCGCTTTGGCTTCTAAGGCTGCGATCGCCGCGTTGAGTGCCGGATAAAGACTATGCTGCAATGCCAACAGTCCCCCGATGCGAATGGCGGTGGGGATGACATCATTGGTGGATTGTCCGTAGTTGACCGTATCATTGGGGCTAATCCGCTGATAATTGCCCTTAGCGTCCCCCAGCAGTTCCAGGGCACGATTTGCCAGCACTTCGTTAACGTTCATGTGGTGAGAGGTTCCGGCACCGGCTTGGTAAACATCGACCACAAATTGATCTCGTAATGCGCCGTTGAGGATTTCATCGGCGGCATCGGCGATCGCCTGACTCAGTTCCGAGGGAATGCAGCCGAGTTCACCATTCGCAACGGCTGTGGCTTTTTTGATCAGCAAACAGGCATCCAGGTAGGTGGGTAAGGGTTTGAGTCCGCTGATGGGAAAATTTTCCGTGGCCCGCAGGGTTTGGATACCATAGTAGGCAGCGGAGGGAATTTGCCGTTCTCCCATCGAATCCCGTTCTATGCGGTAGTCTAATTCAGATTGTGCGCTCATCAAATCTTTCTGGGCTTATTGTTGAAAATTTAAACAATTCAAAGTAATTTTACCGAGCAGAGTGAGCTTTGATCGCAGTATCCTTAATATTGGAGAGATTTAATAGATTTTGCAATAAAAGTATGAGTCAAACAATGAGTCGTGTCATCTCTATCTATGAGCGGACTTTAGAGTGTCGGCCCGATAGCTATTGGGAATGGTATCAACAGGCCAATGCTATGCGGGATGGAGGTCATTATCAGGATGCCCTCAGTTGCTACGATAAAGCGGTGGAATATCGCCCGGAAGACTATTGGGCCTGGTATCAAATTGGGAATGTTTTAGATGAGTTGGGGCGGTATGAGGAGGCAGTCGCCAGCTATGACCGCGCTTTAAAAGCCCGTCCGGGAGACTATTGGGCCTGGTATGAACGGGGAAGCGCCTTCCGGCAATTGCGGGAGTATGACGAGGCGATCGCCAGCTATGACCGCGCCCTAGAAGCCCGTCCGGGAGACTATTGGGCTTGGTATGAACGGGCAATTACCCTGGTCCGGGCCTGTCGCTACGAGGAGGCTGTCTCCAACTATGACCGCGCCCTGGAAGTGCGGCCTACGGATTATTGGGCCTGGTATCGTCGGGGGATTGCCCTGGAAATGATGCAGGAGTATGAAAAGGCGTTAGCAAGTTATGATTTGGCTCTGGATATGAAACCCACCGCAGAGATGGCCTGGTATCGCCAGGGGAAAATGTTGGATTTGTTAGGAGAAACGGAAGCGGCGATCGCCAGTTATGACCGGGCATTGGAGATTGACCCCGAGGATGATTTGGTGTGGTACGATCGCGGCATTGCCCTGGATGACCTAGACCGTCCGGCAGAAGCCCTCCAGTGCTACGAACGGGCTATTTCTATCTATTCGGATAATTTCTGGCCTTGGTATCAATTGGGGAACGCCCATAGTCAGTTAGGCAACTACGATGAGGCTGTGGCCAGCTTTGACCGCGCCTTGGAGTGTGAACCGAACTGGACCCGTTGGGGTGAAGAGTATCAGGGTTTAAGCGGTTGGGTGTGGCATGACCTGGGCATCGCGTTAGGGGAACTCTGTCGCTACGATGAGGCTATTATGAGCTTTCAAAAAGCCCTGACGATAGAACCGGAAGATGGGGCAATTTGGTACGACCTGGCCCGCTACTTGATTCGCCAAGGGGATGGCCCCGGGGCCGTTGCCAGCTTGGAACAGGCGATTCACTGGGGGGGAGACTCCTATCTGGAGAAAATTGCCACAGACAGGGAATTTGACGGTTTGCGGGGCGATCGCTCCTTTCAAGGGTTGATGTAACTTTCTTTCGGCTGATCTTGCACTAAGAGCTTAGACTCTTGGGGTGGAACGTTGAAAGACTCTGGCCTAAATTTTTCACGTTTCATCCCCTGTCTACGGTATCAAGGGAATCGACGATTCATGGGTTTCAAATTGTCAAGATTTACTGACAAAACTCCTCTAAAATTGGGGAATCAAGTGCGTTTAATTCGTGAAAGAAAAAGATTAATTTAATTGAATAGAAAGGGTCAAAAATCCTTTAAGATTCTAGTGGGGATTTACAGTGAATGGACCCCCAGTAACCTCGGATTAAAAATTTAGCCAGGTCAGTATAAACGCTTATCGAAAGGGCAGACAAGCAGCTAAATGGCAAAAAGATAGCCCGAATCGAGGGAACCAATCCACAAAGCGCAGATATTTTCTGCTTTGGAGCGCTATTATGAGCGAAAATCAAGACTCAATGGGATTAGACCGTTCAACAGATCTAGGGAACAGCGCCACTGCGACGGCACTCAGGCCAGAATCAGCAGACCAACCGAAGGATTATCAAGAGTGGTATAAGCGCGCCAGCGTTCTCCATGACTCGAAACGGTATGAAGAGGCGATCGCCAGTTATAACCAGGCCCTGGAAATCCGCCCCGATGATTATTGGGCCTGTTATGAACGGGCCAATGCACTAGCGGCCCTCCAGCGGTATCAAGAGGCGATCGCCTCCTATGATCAGGCAC is part of the Laspinema palackyanum D2c genome and harbors:
- a CDS encoding tetratricopeptide repeat protein, which gives rise to MSRVISIYERTLECRPDSYWEWYQQANAMRDGGHYQDALSCYDKAVEYRPEDYWAWYQIGNVLDELGRYEEAVASYDRALKARPGDYWAWYERGSAFRQLREYDEAIASYDRALEARPGDYWAWYERAITLVRACRYEEAVSNYDRALEVRPTDYWAWYRRGIALEMMQEYEKALASYDLALDMKPTAEMAWYRQGKMLDLLGETEAAIASYDRALEIDPEDDLVWYDRGIALDDLDRPAEALQCYERAISIYSDNFWPWYQLGNAHSQLGNYDEAVASFDRALECEPNWTRWGEEYQGLSGWVWHDLGIALGELCRYDEAIMSFQKALTIEPEDGAIWYDLARYLIRQGDGPGAVASLEQAIHWGGDSYLEKIATDREFDGLRGDRSFQGLM
- a CDS encoding aspartate ammonia-lyase, giving the protein MSAQSELDYRIERDSMGERQIPSAAYYGIQTLRATENFPISGLKPLPTYLDACLLIKKATAVANGELGCIPSELSQAIADAADEILNGALRDQFVVDVYQAGAGTSHHMNVNEVLANRALELLGDAKGNYQRISPNDTVNYGQSTNDVIPTAIRIGGLLALQHSLYPALNAAIAALEAKAVEFQDIVKSGRTHLQDAVPVRLGESFRAWAYILTEHRTRIETAGKELTVLGIGGSAAGTGLNTHPKYRDRVVKILSELINIPLTPTPHLMAAMQSMAPFVSVSGSLRNLATDCLKISHDLRLMDSGPKTGLKEIQLPPVQPGSSIMPGKYNPVMAEMTSMVCFQVMGYDSAIALAAQGGQLELNVMMPLIAYNLIHSIEILGHAIGALSEFCLQGITCDRTRCEHYAEGSLALVTALNPHIGYLNAAAVAKESLETGKSLRQIVLERGLMSSEQLAEVLDLQKMSALPH